The Saccharothrix violaceirubra genome segment AACGCGGCGGCGGGCACGCTGCGGGCCAAGGACCCGGCGGCGGTGGCCGGGCGGCGGATGGTGTTCTTCGCGTTCGACCTGGACGCCTCGGACGGCGCGGCGGCCGATCTGGAGCAGGGGCTGCGGACGTTCGGGTTCACGGTGGCGGACATGCGGCACTGCTCGGACGCGGCGGCGGCCCAGGACGTGATCTCCGACATCGAGCGCGAGCGCAACGAGCTGGACTACGACCTCGACGGCGCCGTGCTGCGGCTGGCCAACCGCGACGCATACTCGGCCGCCGGCACCCGGTCGAACTCCCCGCGCGGCGCGCTGGCGTACAAGTTCGCGGCCGAGGAGAAGACCACGGTGCTGGCGGACGTCGTGTGGGACGTGGGCAAGACGGGCAAGATCGCGCCGGTGGCGTGGTTGGAGCCGGTGTTCGTGGGCGGCACGACGGTCACCAGGGCGACCTTGGCCAACCAGGAGGTCATCCGCGCCAAGGGCATCCGCATCGGCGACACGGTGCTGGTCCGCCGGGCCGGCGACGTGATCCCGTTCGTGGCGGGGGTGCTCGACGAGTCGAAGCGCACGGGCGAGGAGCAGGAGATCGTGCCGCCGACGCATTGCCCGTCGTGCGCACAACCGTTGACCGAACAGGGCAACAGTCGCGAGCTGTTCTGCACCAACGTGGCCTGCCCGGCGCAGACCGTGCGCCGCCTGATCCACTGGGCGTCGCGCGCGGCGGCCGACATCGACGCGATCGGTCCGGTGTGGATCGAGCGCCTGGCCGAGACCGGCCTCCTGGAGAACCCGTCGGATTTCTACACCCTGACCAAGGAACGCCTGCTGGAGTTCGACCGGGTGGGCGAGACCTCCGCGACCCGGATGATCGAATCGATCGACAAGAGCCGCGCGGTCGGCCTGCGCCGCGCCTTGATCGGCCTGGCGATCCCGATGGCGTCGGAAGGCACGTCCGCCCGCCTGTGCAAGGCCGGTTTCGGCTCGCTGGAGGAAGTCGCCGACGCCGGCGAGGAACGCCTGGTGGCCGTGGAGGACATCGGCCCCAAGGTGGCCGCCTCGCTGACCGAACACCTGGCCCGCCTGCGCCCGGAACTGGAACGCCTGCGCGAACGCGGCGTATCACTGGACGTCCGCGAGGAAGACCTCCCGGCCGTGGTCGCCTCCGACGCGCCGTTGGCCGGAAAGACCATCGTCATCACCGGAACCATCAGCGACCCCCGCTCGGGCGAGAAGGTCCCGCGCCCCACTTTCCAGCGCCTGTGCGAAAAGGCCGGCGCCACCGCCACCTCGTCGGTCTCGGCCACCACCGACCTGCTCGTGACGGGCGCGGACGTCGGCGCCGCGAAGCTGACGAAGGCGGAGAAGCACGACGTGGAGGTAGTGGACCAGTCGGTGATCTGGGCACAACTGATCGCCGCCGGCATCGCCTGACCACGACGACAAGATCAACCACCGCGACCGGTGGCATGTCGGGCACCCACGACATGCCACCGGTCGACGACACGACGGGGTACGGGCACCATCACGACCAACCCCGCTATCCACCCGCGCAGAACCCCATACGAAGCATGGGCAGCATGCCGATCAGCCCGCTACCTGCGCGCACAGGTCCCTATGCCGTGCACCGGCAGCATCTGACTCGACCCACGACGGCGGCGCACCCGGGGCCGATCCCCCTGAGTGGCCCTCCCCGGTGGTCGGCCCGAGCGGCGAGCGACCGCTTGCACAGCTTCCCCGACTCAACCCCGGACCAGGCGACCAAGCACCTGTCACCCCATCAAGATGCGGCACACTCGGCGAGATGACCGAACGACCCATGTCCAACAGCGTCGAAAACGCCATCACCGGCTACGCAAGCCACGTCGTCCAAGCCGGCAAGATCTACGGCGACATCAACTTCCACCACCCAGCGCCCCCACCGGATCCCCCGTACCACCCCCTCCCCTCACACCCACCGGAAGTCTGGCTCCTGCAACCACACTTCGGCGTAGTCCCCTACCTGGGCCGCGAAGACCTGCTCACCACCCTCCAAACCTGGTGCGAAACCGACCACCCCTTCGCCATCGCCCACATCACCGGCGAAGGCGGCTCAGGCAAAAGCCGCCTGGCAGCCGAGTTCTGCACCCGCATGACCGCCTGGGCCTCAGGCCGCGCCGGCCCGGAAACCCTTGCCGTCCTGGCCCCCACCACCGACACGGTCCTGACGATCGACTACCCCGAGCAGGGAACCGCCGTCCTCGGCAAAGCCCTGGAACGACTGGCCACCCGCCCGGACGGCCCTCGAATACGCGTAGTACTCCTGTCCCGCGCCACGCACTGGTGGCCGGAACTCGACCGAGCCGGCCACCGCACAGCGTCCCTGTTCACCACGCTCCACCTGGACCTGGCCGAACACACCCTGTCCCCCGCGGAACGCCACACCCACGCGAAGGCCGCCGTAGATGCCTTCAGCCACCACCTGAACCTGAAACCCGTCCCACCACCGGACGTCACCGACGACGACTACGCCAACCCGCTACTCGTCCACGTGGCCGCCTTACTCGCCCTACACGGCCACCGCACAGCAAACCCGGTCCGCGAGAACGTCCTGGCCCACATCGTCACCCGGGAACGAAACAGGTGGACCCGCCTCCTGCCCGCACACCACCTGGCAGACCTCCACGAGACACACGCCTTACGCGCGGTACTCCTGACCCTGCTGACCGCCCCTTCCGCCGCCGAGGCCGCGGACCGGTTGGCCGCCCTCCCAGAGTTCGCCGGCGAGGCCCAACGGGAACGCCGCAGCCGCATCGCCTACTGGCTGGCCGACCTGTACCCCGGCGACCCGCTCATGACGTCCTTCGGCCCGGACCTGCTGATCGAGGAACTGCTGGACACCCCGGTGCTCGACGAAGTGGTCACGACGGCGCACACCCACAGCCCGTCCGGCCGCGTCCGACTGCTCAACACCCTCAGGCTCGCGGCGGAACGCCGACCGACCGTCCGGGCCGCGCTGCACAAGTACCTGATCTCCAGCATCGACGTCCTCGCGCACCAGGCCCTGGACGCTCCGAACGGCCTGCTGACCGACGCCGTGGACAGCGCACTGACGCTCTGCGCCGAACGCGACGACCCGCATCTGGCCCTTGCCTGCGTCGAACTGCGCAAGGCTCTACCCCTGGATCACGAGCGCGACGCCCGACTGCTGTGCACCATCACGCAGGCGCTCCTGCCACTCTCCCGGAGACTGGCGGAGAAAGACCCCAAGGACGGCCTGGTAGCCCTTCGACTGTCCCTGAGCCTGTTGAGCCACAACTGCCTCCAGGCAGGCCGGTTCGAGGACGCGCTCGCAGCCAACACCGAATGCGTGGACGTCTCCCGCCGACTTGTCGAGAACGACGACGGACACCGCACGTCCCTGGCCTTCGACCTGGGCAATCTCGCCGTGGGCAATGTCCATGTCGGCCGACTCGACGACGCCCTCGCCGCCGCCGTGGAGTCCGTCGCGGTGGCCCGCGAGATACCCGAGGACGAGAACACGGCCGCCCTCGCCTTGATCAAGTTGAGCGGCATCCACGCCGAGCTGGGCGAGTACGACGTCGCGCTCACGGCCAACACCGAGTCGTTGGCTGTGCTACGTCGTCTGGTCGCGTCAGGCGAGAAGTACTACCTGCCCTATCTGGTCCACGCGCTGACCAACCGGGGTGCCATTCTCTCCGGGCTGGGCAGCCATGCCGACGCGGCGACCACGATCATGGAGGCCATCGACCTGCGCGGGACGCTCGGACGACAGCCAGGCCCGGAACTTCCGGAACCGCATTACGACCTCCACAACCTCTCCCATGTGTTGACGAAACAAGGTCGACACGAAGACGCGCTGGCCGCGATCCGCAAAGCGGTCGAAGCGGCCCGAGATCTCGCCGCGGTGAACCCGGCTCGCCATCGGGCCATGCTGGTTCGCAATCTCGAGCAGCTCAGCCGGATCCTTCTCCGCCTGGAACGCGCGGACGAGGCGACCGACGCCCAACTCGAGGCGGTCGACGTCGCCAGGCAGAGCAGCAGGCCGAACCTGGCGGTAACGCTTGCCGGACTGGTCGCCGTTCTCCTCACGCAGAACCGTCACGCGGACGCACTCCCGGTCTGTCTGGAGGCGGTGACGCACCTGCGGCAGGTCACCTCGTCACGACCGGACCTGCTGGTCGTGCTCGCCTCGACGCTCGTGGACCTGAACACGATCATGAATCGGCTCGGCAGATCGGGCGAGGCTCTCGCAGCCGCGAGAGAAGCGGTCGACACAACGCGCCGCACCGACCCGTTCGCACACCCGGCTCCAGCCGATGCCCTCGTTACGCTCGCCCACCAATACGCGCGGTCAGGCCGATGGCGGGACGCGGCGGCATGCATCTCGGACGCCGCGGTCCTGTTGCGCATCACCAACAGAATCGACCTGCTCGCCGACGTGATGGCCGACCTCGCCGAGTTCCACACTCGCCTCGGCCACGACGGTCCGGCCGCGGCGGCAGCGCTCCAGTCGGTCCGGATCACACACGGGACCACACCCACCGACCACGCACTGAAGCTGCTGGGCGAGATACAGCACGCGGTCGGTCGGCACGCCACGGCGTTGAGGACGCTGCGAAAGGCGGCCGAGCTTTTCGACGACCGGCCGCCGGAACTCGCCCAGATCCTGCACAGCCTCGCGGACCTCCGGGCAAGACAGGGCCGGTATGCCGACGCGATCGTCGACTGCCGCCGGGGCAACGAGCTGTACGAGTTGCTCGCGACCCGGGACGAAAGCCGTTACCTGGACCAGTTCGCGCACTCGTCGAGCAAGCTCAGGGCGTTGCTCATCCGCGTAGGACGCGTCGAAGAAGCATTACCCGTGGCACGGCGGCACGTGAAGATCGCACAGCGCCTGGCCGCCGGGAACCCGCGCTTCAAGGAGGTCGCGGCCGAAGCCCGGTCCGGCCTCGCCGAGGTGTTGAGCCACCTGGGTCGGTTCGCCGCAGCACGACGGGCAGGGGAATCGTAGAGTCCCGGTCATGTTCCAGGCCCGATGGCACGAAGACCGCCTGCTGTTCGCCAGTCGCCCCGCCCTGTTCGCGCTGCTGCGCGCAGGCCGGTTGCTGGGCCCGATCCGCCACGTGCCGAAGCTGGGCTGGGTCGTGACGGACCCGTCGCTCGCCCGGAAGATCCTCAACGACGGCGCCCACTTCACGCTGCTCGGCGAAGGCGGCGTGGGCCACCTGTGGGCGCAGGTCCTGGGCGACTACGTGTACCGCATCTTCGACGGGCCGGGCCACGCCGACCTCAGGAGCCGCGCCCGCGACCTGTTCACCGACGCGTCGGCGCAGCAACTGGTGGAACGGGTCTTCGCACCGGCCCTGCGGCCCGCCCGGGACCGGCTGCGTGCCGGACGTGCGATCGACCTGGCCGACCTCGCACGGGTGCTGGTCGGTCGCATGATGATCGAGCTGTTGGGGCTCGACGAGGCGGACGACGCGCGGCGGGTCTTCGCCACCGGCGAAAGACTGGCCAAGCTCGCGTTGGGCAGCGCGACGTCGACCACCCTGCCCCGCGCGGTGATCGACCAGGCCCGGCCGTTGATCGCCGGGCTGACGCGCAACGTGCCGCGGGCGTACGCGGAGGCCGATCCCGCGACGCTCCTGGGCCGCTGCCGTGAGCTGGGGTTGAGCGAGGAGGAGACCACGGGGCTGGCCGCGTTGCTGATGGTCGCGGGAACGGAGACGGCCGCCACCGCGATGACGCGGATCGTCGCGTTGCTCCACGACACGGGTGACCAGCACCGGCTGTTGGCCGACCCGGGGTTGCTCGGGGGCGCGGTGCGGGAGGGGCTGCGGGTGACGACTCCGGCGCCGGTGATCGGGCGGCACGTGTCCCACGCGGTGACCGTCGGCGGCTCGTCGCTCCACAAAGGACAGCGGGTGTTGTTGTTGACGCACACGGCCAACAACGCCGTCGGGCCGTTCGACATCGGGCGTCCGTACGCGCCGGAGACCCGGCAGCTGTGGTTCGGCGCCGGACGCCACCTGTGCCTGGGCGCGGCTTTGGCGCGGGCCGAGATCGGCCACCTGCTGCACGCGCTGTTCGAACCCGGACGGCCCGTCGTGGTGGGTCCGCGGCGTCCGGCGAGGAACGTCCTCATCCCCGGGTACGAGTCCTTGCCCGTCCGCCTTGCCTGAACGAACGACTCGCGGTGTCTGAACGCACAATTCGCGGTGTCTGAACGTATAACTCGCGCGGGATGGGCCGCAGGTGGCTGGGGTCGCCACCTGCTGACCTGGAGGCCGTTGTACATCTGCGGCCCGCCCGAGTCGCCCGACCACGCGTTGCCCGTGATCTTGACGTCCGCCGTACCGCCGTACTGCCGGCTCCGCTTCGGCGGCTACCGCTGTTCCGGTCGCACGGCCGACAACCAGCGGGTGGCTTCGTCCTCGGGCAGCACGCGGTCCAGCCGCACGGTCGGCACCATGTCCGGGTAGATGCGGCCGGCGTTCCACGAGCGCTCGTAAGGCAATGGTTCGAGGACGACCACGCGGCGACCGTCGAACACCGGGATGGCGGCCGGGCGGCCTTCGTTCCAGATCCACTCGCCGTGCGCGTCGACGAGGTTGAACTGGCCGTGTGCGGTCATGCCTTCGGGGTGCGGATCGGCGTCGGTCGCGGCGGCGACCCACTCGGGCGCGGGCGGCGTGCCCAGGAGCAGACCGCTGGACGCGTCGCCGATCACGGTCGCGGCCAGGAGGGTGTGGAGCTGGAAGTTGTCGGCGATGCCGCCGATCGTGATCTCGAACCCGCGCCCGCTCACCGGGTGCAGCACCACGAGGCGTTCGTCGTCCAGCACGGCGAGCAGACCGACCAGCCAGTGCGCGGACTCGACCTCCTCGGCCGCCTTCTCGGCGGCCGAGGCCAGCCGCTCGCGGTCGAACGGCGCCCGACGGACCCGTTCCTGCTGCAGTGGACCGAGCAGCCCGGCACCCCACCGGTCGGCCTCGGCCCAGCGCTCCTCGAAGGCCCGGCTCACCCGGTCCACCCACGGGCCGAGGTCGGGCGAGGCGCCCAGTTCGACCAGCGTGCCCAGGATCTCGCCCGCCACCACGCCGCGCGGCCCGACCTGGGGCATCGCGGCGGCGAACAGGGCCGCGGCCTCGTCGAGTTCGGCGGGGTCGGCCTCGTCGATGACCTCGCCGAGCGAGCCGGCCGCCTCGTTGAAAGCCGGGACGTCCTCCCGGATCACGGCGGCCACCACGACCGCGCTCAACGACACCAGGCCCGGTTCTTCGCTCATGGCACAAGCCTAGGGGTACCGGGTGACGGATCATGGCGTGAACGACGGACTTCGTGGCACGGACTGGAGACGACGGCATGAGACTTCCCGACACCGCGCACACCCGGCAGCCCTGGCGCATCCACGAGATCGCCCCCGACTTCCACCTGGAGGACGTCTGGGCGCTGCCGACACCCGGTGGCGTCGACGACTTCCCCCGCCTGGTGCGGCTCACCGCGAACCGCGACGCCGCCGACACCCCCTCCCGCGCCGCCCGTGCGCTGGTCGTGGTCCGCCGGGTGCTGGGCTCGTGGTTCGGTTGGGACGCACCGGATTCGGGCATCGGCTCCCGGGTGGGGACGCTGCGCGACCGACTGCCCGCCGACCTGGCGTCCGCCCCGCCCGGACCGGAATTCCCGCACCGGCCGTTCACTTCCGTCTACCTGACCGAGACCGAGTGGGCGGCCGAGATCGCCAACCGGACCGTGCACGCGGTCGTGCACCTGGCCTGGGTGCCCGACGGCACCGGCGGCTACCGGGGCCAGATGGCCGTGCTGGTCAAACCGAACGGCGCGCTCGGCCGGGCCTACATGAAGGCCATCGCGCCGTTCCGGTACCTGGTCGTCTACCCGCCGTTGATCCGGCACTTCGGCCAGGCGTGGCGCGCGGCCTAAGCGGTCCGGTTCGAGTAGGCCCTCGTCGGCCGGACGAGCACGACGGCGCGTCGGTCGGCCGCCATCACGCGGTCGTACTCGGCCCAGTCGTCGTGCGTGCCACCGGCCGACGTGAAGACCTCGCGCAGCAGCAGGCGCAACTGCTCGGCGTCACGCAGCCACGGCCGGGCGTCGTCGGGTCCCGCGATCTCTGCCTGACCCTCGACCGTCGCCCACTTCCACCCGGCGCGGAAGGTCACCGAGAGCTGTGGGCGGGCACGGAGGTTGCCGAGCTTCACGCGGCCGTACGTCACGAAGGCGAGCACGTCCTCGCCGGAGTCCGGGTGTGCCAAGAGGCCGACGTTCACCAGCGACGCCTGGATGGTGTGGTCGGCGCGGAGGGTGGCGACGACGGCGAGGCCGGATTCGGTGGACGCGAGCGCGGTCGCTTCCCGCAGAGTGGTCATGGGTACACGATCACACACCGAAGGCCGCGGCCACGTCCGCGAGCAGGCGGACGTCGGCCGCCAGGCCGAAAGCGGGCGGCAGGAACAGGACGATCTCGTCCGCCTCGGCCAGCCCCGGGTCGGTCCGGACCGCTTCCGTCACCTCGTCGGGTGTGCCGTGGAAGACCGGGCTGATGCGCATCCCGGTCGGAAGATCCGCGGTGACGACCGGGGGCAACGCGCCACGGGGACGGGAGGCGGCCATGCCTTCCGTACGGCGTTGGTGGTCGTAGTCGGCGTACGTGGCGCGCAGTTGCGCCGTGGTGCCGGGCAGGATCGACGCGGCCACGGCCACCGGTGGCGGTTCGGTGCCGCGCACGGCACGCCAGGTCGTCCGGTAGGCCCGGATGATCCTGGCCTGGTACGCGCCGAACGTCTCGCCGTCCGCCAGGCCGTGCAGGACGGTCCCGGTGATCAGACCCAGACCCAGTTCGGCCGCGCGGACGGCCGACCCGAGGCTCGCGGCGCCCTGGCGTACCCGCCCGCGCAGGCCCGGACTGTGCGGGGTGGCGCGGAGTCCCGTGCCCACCGGGGCGCCCTGGCCCGGCCCGTCGACGGTGTGCAGGACCTGGCCGGACACGGCCGACAGGAACCGGCGCTGACGGCGTTCGGCCTCGGTCCGGGCGTCGGTGGGCACGGCGCCGAAGATCGCGTCGAACGGGGCGTTCGAGCCCGTCGACACGGCCAGGTGCAGGCGGCCGTCCACCAGCAGGTCGGTGGTGGCCGCGGCCTCCGCCAACAGGATCGGCTCCTGGTAGCGCAACGGGAGGACGGCCGTGCCCAGGCCGATGCGCGAGGTCTCCCGGCCCACCGCCGCGAGAAACGGCAGCGGCGACGACAGGTAGTGGTCGAAGTGGCGTTGGTAGACCCACCCCGAGGCGAAGCCCAGATCCTCGGCGGTCTTGAACAGGGCGATGCCGTCGCGCAGCCCTTGGGCCGGTCCTTCGTCGTCGCCGAAGGACACCCTCGTGTTGAACCCGAACGTGGTCATCGGGTCACCTCCACGACGCCGGGCCGGCCGCTCGGGATCGATGAGACGAGCGCCCGGGTGTAAGGCTCGACCGGGTTGTCGAAGACGACGTCCACCGGCCCGCCCTCCACGATCCGCCCCCGGTGCATCACGGACACGGTGTGCGCGAGTTGGCGTACCAGGGACAGGTCGTGCGACACGAACACGTACGTCAGGCCCAGTTCGGCCTGGAGGGTGAGCAGCACCTCGACGATGCCCGCCTGCACGCTGACGTCCAGCGCGGACGTCGGTTCGTCGAGCACGATCACGTCCGGCCGCAGGACCAGCGACCGGGCCAGGGCGACGCGTTGGCGTTGCCCGCCCGACAACGCCGTCGGCGTGCGGGAGAGCAGTCCCTCGGCCAACCCGACCGACGCCAGGGCCGCGCGCACCCGGTCCGCGCGCTCCGCGCGGGTGCCGACGCCGAAGCGGTCCAACGGCTCCGCGACCAGGCGCCGCACGGTCCACGTCGGGTCCAGCGAGGTGAACGGGTTCTGGTAGACCAGTTGCAGGTGCCGCCGCAGCGAGCGCAACGACGCGTGCGACCGGCCGGTCACCTCCTCCCCCGCCACCGTGATGCCGCCGCGGTCGGGCTCCTCCAGGCCCAGCAGCAGGCGGATCGTGGTGGTCTTGCCGGAACCGGACTCGCCGACCAGGGCGTGGGTGGTGCCCGAGTCGACGACGAACGACACGTCGTCCACGGCGGTGGACGTGCGGCCTTCCACGGTGAAGGTCTTCGTCACCCCGGACACCTCGATCCGGGGCGTGCCGACCCGGCCGGTGCGCAGGTCGCGGTAGCGGTCCGGGTTGAGCGCGGGCACGTCGGCGTGCAGCCGCCGGGTGTAGTCGGCGGCGGGCGAGGCGAAGACCGTCTCCGTGCGGCCGGACTCCTGGACCACGCCGTCCTTGAGCACCACCAGCGTGTCCGCGCGCTCGGCCGCGATCGCCAGGTCGTGGGTGATCAGCAGCAGGCCGATGTCCAGTTCCGCGCGCAGCCGTGACAGCAGGTCGAGGATGCGCTTCTGGATGGTGACGTCCAGCGCCGAGGTGGGCTCGTCGGCCACGATCAGCGCGGGCCGGGGCAGCACGGTCAGTCCGATGAGGACGCGTTGCAGCATGCCGCCGGAGAGCTGGTGCGGGTACGAGTCGAACACCCGGCGCGGGTCGTCCAGCCCGACCTGCGCGAACGTGTCGAGCACCAGGTCGCGGCGGTCCGCGGACCCGGTCAACGCGGCGGCCTCCAGGGCCTGCGAGCCGACGGTGCGCACCGGGTTCAGGGCGTTGGCCGGGTCCTGCGGCACGAACCCGATCCGCCGGCCCCGCAACGGCCGGAACCGCCGCTCCGGCAACGACAGCACGTCCCGGCCCTCGAACTCGACCACGCCGTGCGCACGGCCCACCCCGCGCGGCAGCAGGCGCAGCACGGCGCGGGCGATGGTCGACTTGCCCGAGCCCGACTCGCCGATGAGCGCCAGGCTTTCGCCGCGTGCCAGCGTGAAGCCGACGTCGGACACGACCCGGTGGTCGCCGTACGCCACGGACAGTCCCTCGACCCGCAGCAGGGTCAGTCGGTCTTGCGGAGCCATCGGCTGATCCTGTTCACGGAGAGGACGGTGGCGATCGTGACGAGCGCGGGCGCGTAGACCAGCCAGGGCGCCAACGGGTAGTCCTTGCCCACGGAGATCAGCAGGCCCCAGTCGGACGCGGGCGGCGGGTCGCCGTAGCCCAGGAACGCCAGGCCCGCGATCACCAGGATCGACAGGCCGAACTGGAGCACGGCCAGGGTCAGCACCGAACGGGACGCGTTGGGCAGCACGTGGCGCACGAGGATGTGCCACCGCGAACCGCCCTGGAGGTAGGACGCCTCGACGAAGACCGCGCGCCGGATCTTGAGCACCTCCGACCGCAGGACCCGGGCGAACACGCCGACCGCCGACACCCCGGTGGCGATGGCCGCGTTGACCGTCTCGAAGCCGAGCGCGCTGACGACGACCACCGCGAGCAGGAACGACGGGATCGCCAGCAGCACGTCGACGAACCGGGCCAGCACGGCGTCCACCCACCCGCCGAGGAAGCCGCCGAGGAGCCCGAGCAGCCCGCCGACGAGCACGCCGATGCCCACGGCGATCAACGCGCTGGTCACCGACGACGCCGTGCCGTGCACGACCCGGGCGAACACGTCGCGGCCCAGGTGGTCGGTGCCGAACCAGTGCGCGCCGCCGGGCGGGAGGAACTTCTCGGCCGGGACGCCCGCCGCCGGGTCCTGCCCGGTGAACAGGCCGGGTGCCACCGACCACGCCAGCACGAACGCCAGGATCGTGAACGACACCACCACGGTGGGCCGGACCCGCGTCGTCCGGAGGAAGGGCTCGACGGCCACGCTCACACCGCCACCTCCGCCCGAGGTCGCGGGCGGGCCTCGCCGAGCCGCACGCGTGGGTCCAGCAGCGGGTGGACCAGGTCGGCGACCAGGTTGACCACGACGAACACCACGGCCGCCAGCGTCACGACGGCCTGCAACACCGGCAGGTCCTGGGTCGTCACCGACCGCTGCACCAGGCTGCCGACGCCGGCCCGGCCGAAGATCTGCTCGGTGATCAACGCGCCGCCGAGCAGCTCCCCGACGGTCAGGGCGACGACCGTGACGACCGGCAGCGCCGACGGCTTGAGCAGGTGCCGCAGGAACAGCCGGGTCCGGCCCAGGCCGCGCGACCGGGCCACCGCCGCGTACTCCTGGCCGGACTCGTGGTCGAGGTTGGCCACGAGCACCTCGGTGACCTGGGCCGAGACCGGGATGCCCAGGGCGACGGCGGCGAAGAACGTCGCCGCGCCGCCCTCGGCGTCGATCACCCGGAACAGCCCGAGCTGGAAGGCGAACACGTTGATCAGCACCAGGCCGATCACGAAGTTCGGCACGGACAGGAACAGCGACGGGAACGCCCGCAGCACCCCCGCGTAGCGCGGCGGCAGGTAGCGGGTGCCCAGCCCGATCGCGAACGCCAGCACCAGGGCCACCGCCAACGCCGAGGACGCGAGCACGAGCGTCGACCCGAGGACGTCGCCGATCAACCGGCCCACCGGCAGGTCCGACCGCAGCGACACCCCGAGGTCGCCGACGACGAACCGGGACAGCGACTGCCAGAGCTGCTCGTGGACCGGGCGGTCGAGGCCGTAGTAGCCGACGATCCGCGCGATCTCCTCCTCGGTGAACCCGTTCTGCGGGTTGCGCAGGGTGTTCGTCACCGGGTCGCCGGGCAGCACGCTGATCACCACGAACGTGAACACGTACGCGAGCAGCACCACGACGACCGACTGGAGGACGCGCCGCAGCGCGTACTTCGCGTACGGCGACACGGTCAGCCCAGCCAGGCCGCGTAGTAGTTGGCGTAGGCGATGCCGTTGTACGACACGCCGTGCAGCTTGGGCGACTGGAGGTAGAGCCGCTGCACGATCTGGGTCAGCGGGACGAAGTAGCCCTGCCGGAGCACGTGGCCCTGCAACTCGTCGAGCACGGGCGATCGTGCCTCCACGGTCTCCGCGCGGGCCACCGAACCGGCGAGCCCGACGAGCTTCTGGTCGCTCTGGCCGAGGCCGAACCAGTTCTCGCCCTTGTTCGCGTCGGTCAGGACGCCCGCGACCGTGCCCGCGTCGATGAAGCTGCGGGTGACCTCGTACAGGGCCACGCTCGGGCTGTTGACCTTGACGCGTTCGCCGAACGTCACCACGTCGAACGCCTGGATCTCGACCTTGAAGCCGCGCTTGCCCAGTTGCTGCGCCACGAGTTCGTCCACGGACTTGGAGGTGGCCAGGTAGGGGTTCGCGTACAGGGTGAACGTCAGCGGCTTGCCGTCCTTGGCGCGGACGCCGTCGGCGCCCTTGACCCACCCGGCCTCGTCGAGCAGCCTGTCCGCCTTGGCCGCGTCGAAGGCGAAGTCGGCCGAGTGGTCGGTCGCGCCCGGG includes the following:
- a CDS encoding tetratricopeptide repeat protein, producing MTERPMSNSVENAITGYASHVVQAGKIYGDINFHHPAPPPDPPYHPLPSHPPEVWLLQPHFGVVPYLGREDLLTTLQTWCETDHPFAIAHITGEGGSGKSRLAAEFCTRMTAWASGRAGPETLAVLAPTTDTVLTIDYPEQGTAVLGKALERLATRPDGPRIRVVLLSRATHWWPELDRAGHRTASLFTTLHLDLAEHTLSPAERHTHAKAAVDAFSHHLNLKPVPPPDVTDDDYANPLLVHVAALLALHGHRTANPVRENVLAHIVTRERNRWTRLLPAHHLADLHETHALRAVLLTLLTAPSAAEAADRLAALPEFAGEAQRERRSRIAYWLADLYPGDPLMTSFGPDLLIEELLDTPVLDEVVTTAHTHSPSGRVRLLNTLRLAAERRPTVRAALHKYLISSIDVLAHQALDAPNGLLTDAVDSALTLCAERDDPHLALACVELRKALPLDHERDARLLCTITQALLPLSRRLAEKDPKDGLVALRLSLSLLSHNCLQAGRFEDALAANTECVDVSRRLVENDDGHRTSLAFDLGNLAVGNVHVGRLDDALAAAVESVAVAREIPEDENTAALALIKLSGIHAELGEYDVALTANTESLAVLRRLVASGEKYYLPYLVHALTNRGAILSGLGSHADAATTIMEAIDLRGTLGRQPGPELPEPHYDLHNLSHVLTKQGRHEDALAAIRKAVEAARDLAAVNPARHRAMLVRNLEQLSRILLRLERADEATDAQLEAVDVARQSSRPNLAVTLAGLVAVLLTQNRHADALPVCLEAVTHLRQVTSSRPDLLVVLASTLVDLNTIMNRLGRSGEALAAAREAVDTTRRTDPFAHPAPADALVTLAHQYARSGRWRDAAACISDAAVLLRITNRIDLLADVMADLAEFHTRLGHDGPAAAAALQSVRITHGTTPTDHALKLLGEIQHAVGRHATALRTLRKAAELFDDRPPELAQILHSLADLRARQGRYADAIVDCRRGNELYELLATRDESRYLDQFAHSSSKLRALLIRVGRVEEALPVARRHVKIAQRLAAGNPRFKEVAAEARSGLAEVLSHLGRFAAARRAGES
- a CDS encoding cytochrome P450, encoding MFQARWHEDRLLFASRPALFALLRAGRLLGPIRHVPKLGWVVTDPSLARKILNDGAHFTLLGEGGVGHLWAQVLGDYVYRIFDGPGHADLRSRARDLFTDASAQQLVERVFAPALRPARDRLRAGRAIDLADLARVLVGRMMIELLGLDEADDARRVFATGERLAKLALGSATSTTLPRAVIDQARPLIAGLTRNVPRAYAEADPATLLGRCRELGLSEEETTGLAALLMVAGTETAATAMTRIVALLHDTGDQHRLLADPGLLGGAVREGLRVTTPAPVIGRHVSHAVTVGGSSLHKGQRVLLLTHTANNAVGPFDIGRPYAPETRQLWFGAGRHLCLGAALARAEIGHLLHALFEPGRPVVVGPRRPARNVLIPGYESLPVRLA
- a CDS encoding TIGR03618 family F420-dependent PPOX class oxidoreductase, producing the protein MTTLREATALASTESGLAVVATLRADHTIQASLVNVGLLAHPDSGEDVLAFVTYGRVKLGNLRARPQLSVTFRAGWKWATVEGQAEIAGPDDARPWLRDAEQLRLLLREVFTSAGGTHDDWAEYDRVMAADRRAVVLVRPTRAYSNRTA
- the ligA gene encoding NAD-dependent DNA ligase LigA; translated protein: MNAQERIRELADQIVSLRDAYYSGSPLVADAEYDAIEDELRALVAAHPEWTPDPNPLEQVGAPAVLHAPVRHSRPMLSLEKATKPEQVAAFFDRFPGQPVVVMPKLDGLSLALVYEDGRLARAVTRGDGTTGDDVTPLVRALVDGVPPKIDTSGRVEVRGEAVMLRSTFAAYNETHQDKPLINPRNAAAGTLRAKDPAAVAGRRMVFFAFDLDASDGAAADLEQGLRTFGFTVADMRHCSDAAAAQDVISDIERERNELDYDLDGAVLRLANRDAYSAAGTRSNSPRGALAYKFAAEEKTTVLADVVWDVGKTGKIAPVAWLEPVFVGGTTVTRATLANQEVIRAKGIRIGDTVLVRRAGDVIPFVAGVLDESKRTGEEQEIVPPTHCPSCAQPLTEQGNSRELFCTNVACPAQTVRRLIHWASRAAADIDAIGPVWIERLAETGLLENPSDFYTLTKERLLEFDRVGETSATRMIESIDKSRAVGLRRALIGLAIPMASEGTSARLCKAGFGSLEEVADAGEERLVAVEDIGPKVAASLTEHLARLRPELERLRERGVSLDVREEDLPAVVASDAPLAGKTIVITGTISDPRSGEKVPRPTFQRLCEKAGATATSSVSATTDLLVTGADVGAAKLTKAEKHDVEVVDQSVIWAQLIAAGIA
- a CDS encoding DUF2867 domain-containing protein; this translates as MRLPDTAHTRQPWRIHEIAPDFHLEDVWALPTPGGVDDFPRLVRLTANRDAADTPSRAARALVVVRRVLGSWFGWDAPDSGIGSRVGTLRDRLPADLASAPPGPEFPHRPFTSVYLTETEWAAEIANRTVHAVVHLAWVPDGTGGYRGQMAVLVKPNGALGRAYMKAIAPFRYLVVYPPLIRHFGQAWRAA